One Capsicum annuum cultivar UCD-10X-F1 chromosome 2, UCD10Xv1.1, whole genome shotgun sequence genomic window carries:
- the LOC107859450 gene encoding uncharacterized metal-dependent hydrolase YabD codes for MIKLFDSHCHLQDPRIIDMVPKIVKTTTEAGVVYFAVNGVSEKDWHLVKEMSDQYPCIVPNFGLHPCFITERTPNWLKTLRGFLESTPPAAVGEIGLDKGSFGRKIDFADQVDVCRQQLQLAKELERPASIHCVRAFGDLLELLKSAGPVPSGFILHSYLGSAEMVPEFAKLGAYFSFSGFLMSMKESKAKKMLKSIPKDRILLETDAPDALPKLSNPDSLYLIEKEASSADGISSGGINEGNPSEKSPVEDKDNGKQAQKIHNHPANIQHVLSYVASLLELTKKELAEISFANASRLFSYEGSKVLQ; via the coding sequence ATGATCAAACTGTTTGATTCTCATTGTCACCTCCAAGATCCAAGGATCATTGATATGGTCCCAAAAATTGTTAAGACCACAACTGAAGCAGGAGTTGTCTATTTTGCTGTCAATGGTGTGTCAGAGAAAGATTGGCATTTGGTCAAGGAAATGAGTGATCAATACCCTTGTATTGTTCCAAACTTTGGGCTCCATCCCTGTTTTATTACTGAAAGGACTCCTAATTGGCTGAAAACTTTGAGGGGATTTTTGGAGTCTACTCCTCCTGCTGCAGTTGGAGAGATTGGTTTAGATAAAGGTTCATTTGGAAGGAAGATTGATTTCGCCGACCAGGTGGATGTCTGTCGACAGCAGCTTCAACTTGCCAAAGAGTTGGAAAGACCTGCATCCATACACTGTGTTCGTGCATTCGGGGAtcttcttgaattattaaaatCTGCGGGGCCAGTTCCTTCTGGTTTCATCCTGCATTCTTACCTCGGGTCTGCCGAAATGGTTCCTGAATTTGCCAAGCTTGGTGCTTACTTCTCCTTTTCTGGGTTCCTTATGTCAATGAAGGAAAGCAAGGCGAAGAAAATGTTAAAGTCAATTCCTAAGGACAGGATCTTGTTGGAGACGGATGCACCAGATGCTTTGCCGAAATTGAGCAATCCAGATTCTCTGTATTTGATCGAGAAGGAAGCTTCATCAGCTGATGGAATTTCAAGTGGAGGAATTAATGAAGGAAATCCGTCTGAGAAATCACCCGTGGAGGATAAAGACAATGGAAAACAGGCACAAAAAATCCATAACCATCCTGCAAACATTCAACATGTACTCTCCTACGTTGCATCGTTACTTGAGCTGACAAAAAAAGAACTTGCTGAGATAAGCTTTGCAAATGCTTCTCGACTCTTTTCTTATGAAGGTTCAAAGGTACTGCAATAG